GTTGTTGATGGGTAAATTGACATCACCATTGATTTTAGCATCACGGTGAGGAATTATAGAGATTGACTCAAAAATCTCaaatatttgtttgagagaaTGTTATACGTTTTGGGGAAACTCAATGTGCTCATGCTTTTTTTCAAAAACGCAACACATTTTAGAGAAATGCGTTGTATTTTCCTGAAacgtttaaaacacgctttccATCCCTTTTTTGTATAAGTGGCATATAAGTGTCATTGGAGAGTTTTCTAGAAAGAAAATTAGAAAGGCAAAGGAAGAGATTATTATGACTCATTGTTATAAGAATTGGAAGACTTTTGGAGTCATCTAAGATGATTgagaaattattctaaatatcTTGAGTTTGTATGATTCATATATTTAGAGTTTGAGATATTGAGAAACACTTGGTTAGAAAATATGAGATGTTCTTGAAAATTTGAAAAGCtattcacttgtaaatattttgtaatCTCCTGTGACAACTCttgaaatatattaaatttgAGAAATATTCTTTCCTTCAGAATAAATCAGTTCATCGAACTAGATAAACAAACCGTCTGTGTACTCGTCGTGTGAATTAGCTTTTAGTGATTGACAGATTGATCAATTTTACTTAAGTCCATTTATTTTTAGATATCATTGTTGTGGTACATTTTCAAGCtgaattttaactttgaacaTTTAGTTAAATTAGAAAAGAAAGTTCATCTCATCCAAATCCAAATTCCCTTATATGTTTGTGCTAAAAGCCCTTTGTaagtaaaattataattttgtatgtttattatacattaaaatcattgcactatttattattttaaatacttAAGCATGTGCTAAAAAATCTATTATATGTtggaataatatatttatttgctACACTAAAACTTAAGGGAATGTTTCATTAGCAAAATAAGATAATAGCACAAACCATAAACTCATGGTGATGACATAAAAACTAGAACTAATAATTACTCTATTATTACATAAACAAAGCAAGCCATAGGCCCATAGTCTCAAGTATAACATAGAACATAATAACTATATGTCATAATTAAGAGACATGTTATTATTCATCATTTTTCATTCATCCTAATTAAACTATAATATACAATGAAACATCAAACTATATTCTCTTTCATTTCCACCACTGAAATGAAATTCTGTTTATTGCCATCATCACCAACACCATGTTCTTGCTTCTCAGTTGAATTAGCTTCATCTTTTTTCTTAGCATTCTTGTATATGAGGTATAAGATCATTTGAGAGATTCCAAATAGAAATCCCAAAATATTTGGCATctgaaaattacaaaaaataaaataattaattaattagtttgatTTCAagcatattaattaattaataggatgaataaattaaatatttatatactcACCATAATGTAGTTATCTTTGTCAAAGAGTCCATAGAAAAACCACATGGTGGCACATAGAGTAAGAAACAATGACAAAGAAAATGGCATGAACTCCACACTTCTTGTTTTAATCACCTTCCTCtgcatttaattaaatattgttaattaaaaatacaaaaaataatttatatatatatatatatatatatatatatatatatatatatatatatatatatatatataattaaatatgcaagttttaattaaatattttttagtcccAAATATTGTAAAAAATTTGTAATTTAGTCCTTAAGTTCGTGGACCTAAAtactaattatttaaattatttaaaagttTACGGAGGAACCCCGAACCcgtgttaaaaaaaaattatctttgacatatattaaatatttttgaaaattcaggggttcaattataaataaataaagttaaaGAGTATGATTAGTCACATATCAAACTATATAAGATGAATGgtaaaaaagagaaagcaagtaccATTATGCTTAGAGGAGCAGCAAAGACAGCAATGTTAAAAATGGCACAAATCAAACCAACAGCATGAACACGAAAGGATCTCTTCACAACAAAGAAAGTGATTATCATTGTCATGCCAAAGCCTCCAATGTCAGCCACAAGTATCATAATCAAAGTTGATATCTGCAATTCATCAAAACATCATATGCAACACTATATTGACACGtagatattataataataataatttgaagtTATAAAATAAATGACAGTTATCACTTGTATTAGTATCGTATCACTATCAAGTTGATATGACATCAAACATGCCTTCAAGGTCGTTTTAAATTTTCAGAGACTCTGCATAGATTAATTACGATTTAAGTGTGACAAATCAAATAAGCATCTTATTTTGTCATGGTTTAAGCGTGACAAACAACTTATAATAAGATCCTTTTTACCATAATTTAAACGTGTAGAATTTTAAATCTTCTGTA
The Vicia villosa cultivar HV-30 ecotype Madison, WI linkage group LG6, Vvil1.0, whole genome shotgun sequence genome window above contains:
- the LOC131611132 gene encoding bidirectional sugar transporter NEC1-like, whose protein sequence is MFTFSDHEMVLIFGLLGNIVSFLVFLAPLPTFYSIYKKKSSEGFQSIPYVVALLSALLLLYYGFLKTNALLIITINCIGCVIEGAYLLMFIIYAPKKLKISTLIMILVADIGGFGMTMIITFFVVKRSFRVHAVGLICAIFNIAVFAAPLSIMRKVIKTRSVEFMPFSLSLFLTLCATMWFFYGLFDKDNYIMMPNILGFLFGISQMILYLIYKNAKKKDEANSTEKQEHGVGDDGNKQNFISVVEMKENIV